From the Palaemon carinicauda isolate YSFRI2023 chromosome 4, ASM3689809v2, whole genome shotgun sequence genome, the window AAATCATAGTAAAACACTTTGCAACTGcagaaaaatctaacaatattaaaCGTAACAGCAGTGACCATTAATCATTCTAATGTTGGTAGGCATTACATATCTATAAGAAATAAAATCCAATCAAAAGTCAAACTTAATTCATACTACTGAATAGCGTTGGATACAAGTCTTGCATAGCAACACACATACTAAGgggcggggaaaaaaaaaaagcagtgagGTGGCTGGATTCTTTCTGTCTTTTCCCACAATAACACAGGTAACCATTCACAGCCTGGTCGACATTTGGCGGTAAACCAGGACCAAACCATGAATCTTaccataaacaaaacaaaacaataataattcttTCCGCCTTTTTAAAGATACAGACTCCGCAGAGATCTATGATATAAGCGTTGTGCTGATACCGTGTAACGTTGATGGTGGTTAAACAATTTATCCGTTTTCAATAACAGTACAAAAAGCGAATGAATCCGGTATGATATCAGACTGTTGTCAACAATATTATAAAAACTAGTCAATAATTTTCATCATATCAATTCTTTATTAAGCATATTTTAATCGACATCAATgatcattgatgttatgatgccagatgattaccaatcattcattcattatcacTTAACCAGGTGCCATCATACCAAGCGTCTATCAGTGCGCAAGAATTATAAAGTGAGTTCCTTTCTTTATAGAAATCAGTCGGATCGATGATGTGAAATGTGTACAACAGGTAATTGATAACATGAATCTTGCTTTTTGAAAGCTGATATAATATCCTGGTTACTTCAAAGACAAGTAAATCTTACAGTCCTGCTTAGGCATATAAGTATCAAACAATGTCATTAATGCTGCACAAGACATATACAATAAAGAACAGTATTTGTCTGCAGAGCAGAATATTTGCTTCGACCGTACTGTCTTTCCTTATGAACACCAGCTGCTTTATTGACAAGTTATTGACCATTCATAttcaagtgaaaaagaaaaaaaaaaaaacagggtttgAATTACAGTCTAATCACAAACCCATGGATTGGAGTTAAATGTTTCTAAAAACTTCATGTAAAGAAAACAAGTTATATCTGGTAATATCTGTAGATCATTGTAATTCTTGAGGCAAGCTTTACGGTTACATAAACATTACCATTTAACTCGTCATTTGTCACTTCCTCactagaaatatatttctttcttcaaAACTTCATATCATTGCCAAAATAGTGGACAAAATACAAACGATTAATTGAGGAAATCGGCAATATTTCAAGGgaagtaaatgaaataaaacttgAGAATTTACTTTGATGTAGTCTATCTAAATCCTCCTCTTCATCATAAAATGGACCCGTTATTTGCATATCACAGTAATGATGACTCACACGGATACTTAAAATATCGTTTAAGAATAAGAAAACCTATATGCACCTAACGGAAAACCTTTCGGTGGCATTATTTTCATGAAGCAAATTCCATCATAAACATTTGAATAAAAAGGGATGCATAAGATATCAAAAGAATCTCTTCGATACCTGAAGATAAAACCCCAAAGAACTGAATAGAATCATTTGTGTCCTCCAAAAGTCTTTTTATCAATACTTTCCCGGAATATTTGCCAAAAAAAGAGCAGGAAAAATCTTTAATTTAATAGAAAACATAAATTTTAGATCAGGATTTCTTGTTGAACTGCCTGCTAATGGATGATCAATGGTTTATAAAACTATATAGGATCCATAACCAGAAGTCCTGCTATATGAGTGTTAAAATCTTCGTTGAATGGAATCTCAGAAAAAAATTAGAAGAGCAAATAGCTCTAAAAGACGCCCTTAAGGTTTACTGAAGAAAAGAAGAGCAAAGAAAATAGAATTCATCATCAGATTAATCCCTAAATCACCCATTGCATTTGAAGAACAATATTTCTATCCTTAGTAGAAGCTTGAAGACAGAATATGGTCTGATGATATAATTCGCAGTGATAAAGGGAAAGACTCGTGGTCAAACAATCCTTTTCCATTCTGTGAACTGAAAACTTTTGTGTTTAGTGCGTTAGAGATTGGCTTCTTTTGACCAGGAAACTATTCCACTGACTATTATTTCTTCCGTTGTcatgctgctcctcccataacccTAAATCTTGTGCAGAGAATTGTATTCTTGcaagacttttttttattcaaggcaaaattaaataaaacacaaTGTATCAATAAACGTGCCTTCGACGGATGAGTCAGCTAAAATTTTCAAGAAATCATACGGATGAATAATGCTAAAACAAAGATAAGGATAAGCATTACCTGAATACTGATAATACTAAAACAAAACTTGCATCAAATAAAGAACTGTTATAATAGGAAGGTTTTATATGATAGGATCCCCGAAAAGTGGGATTTGACATCTAACGAGACTATAGTCTAAATAGGACATCTACTCAAGTACTTGTTTCTTTTAAgacagaagcaaaaaaaaaaaaaaccatggtagAGTCTGAAAATGATATAGAGAAGAATGCAGAATGCGTCTAATAGGGTATGCAGCCAAAACTCATCACGACTTTACTATTACCTGTTATTCGAAAGGATTTATCTCGACTAACGAAGTTCTATATTCGAGGATATATTAACTGAGGGCGTATGCAGCCAATCCATTTCAAATCGGTATAACCTTGCCTACTTTAGTATTACAGCATTACAGTTATAGTAAAATGAGAATTTAAGTAAGTTTCACCGCTCACCCACTTAAATCCTTCCACGCACATCCATAAGACTTCATCGAAGGGACCATAATACCTTGTGCCGAAATATATAAAGACCTTGgaaaaaaagttatatgaaaaattatactaAACAGTATTAATTAGGggcagaatttttaaaaaataaccaGGGTTCTATTAAAGAAATGGAACAGAGAATAAATACTATAACCAAAAATTCTAAAACTTTATCCTtatctactgtgtatttcacggaccatgacaccctctttttttaatataactaatgaactaggcttctgattaatgtgaaactgaaaccaccagagtttgagacaccgacctaattaagaaaaatggattcaagcatctactccgcagtattgtcttactttatatagagaaatatcatctaaattctgtggttatggcgagaacggaaattaagacctggcaactaggagcagaatgacgtatgttaactatgacgtgaggcccgtgacgtttacacctgccacgccccctcattatatcagtacaagaaattatatataattatatctttgatagatataaggtgtttttatttttcaatacaggaatacagtcattattgtgttgaagttatggaatgattgttgaggatgcgcacataacatggtcattataaatatttaatatggctgaggattggatggaggtggaagaatagtaatactttattaacaataaatgtatggtacataattagtaatataaaagctaacattataatgaataaagttacaagactgaaatagaatatatatatatatatatatatatatatacatacatatatatatatatatatatatatatatatatatatatatatatataaagtatatatatatatatatatatatatatatatatatatttataatttatatatatatatatatatatatatattatatatataaataaatatatatatatatatatatatatatatatatatatatatattattcacattcactttttattacccatcaaaactgtctgaaataaagtcttcctcttcgtcgtcactggcgagacttatgatgatgggatccacactgtcatggatattatcaaatgaccagtactctctctcaaagtattcagagcgccgaacagcatttgcccacacgtcctctgtcacacacaactttgcttcattcaatcttgcattgaggtccgttcgtgtaaaatggtgaaggggtgatcgaacgtacttcttcatgacaccccatacttgctcaatagcatttagctccgggtgtgctggtggtagccgcactatttcatgaccccacaggcgaatggtattgtccactgtgaatctggggggtggtcgattttccttgcatattttgagtagttcaggtcgCAAAGCGTATGGTGGGTATGTGATATTGCGCTGCTGCAACCATTTTATTAGATCGTCTTTTTTGGTGGCAGTACTTGGACAGTGGCTCTCCTCTGTAAGGCGACTGTGGTAAGGAGCGTTGTCGATGACCAGAACTGATGGCTCCTCTAATGATGGTAGTAATTTGGTTGTCAGCCATCGCTGGAAGAGTTCAGCATTCATTTCACCATGATAGTCTCCACTACTATTCTTAGCTGTATAGCAAAGAAATGAATCCTCAATAAAGCCCTTGTTGGTACCAGCTGCTACCACAACAACGCGTTCACCATCTCCTGGCGGAACCTGTCGGCTATGTGTGTTAGTTGTGGATGGTTGAGTTGTATCTACCCATTCTTTATTGTGGCTCATCCTTGTCGTAAACCATGTTTCGTCTAAATAGACCACCTGTCTTCCTTCCTCACGATACTGTTTGAGAGCTCTGAGAGCCCGGATCCTTTTACATACTATGTCTAAGGACTCTTTTCTAGCATACATTTTTCGTTGTGTCGTTTTATATCGAAATCCAATCTTGTGAAGTACTCTCCAAAGCGAAGTTTCCGATGTGCCTTCAGGTAAAATACCTTCCTTCTTGAGTTCTCTTGttagagtagtaattgtaaaggtatcctttgacaagaacctgttgtgaacatatcggcgaattgcaccgatggtaaaagagtcgaacatatcttcagctggctgtatgaaattagactgtactggatctgatgagggcagtgctaatggtgatggcgatggagctcttgatagtactggcaatgagggtgatgatggtggagatagttgttctgcaattggccgtgaatgtggggtgtgcttgaccaattgacgaacggcattccttgtcatgtccatgacatgagcaactcggtcatacggtctgtttgggtaaaaaatatttgttttcgtgtaattatctattgagcaacctctcattatatatatatatatatatatatatatatatatatatatatatatatatatatatatatatatatatacagtgtatgtgtgagagagagagagagagagagagagagagagagaatctgataatgcatcatattcaactatatatgtccgtgatggtacggcattaaacatgacaacatgataccaacctattcaatccaattttcagtttattgttgtgttgttccctcttgaagtatgttaagagtcgcaacacaaaagcattacgacaaccttgtggacaatggtgaagcattctagacatgatataaaatgtcaatagtagtcagtgagcaaagtgtcagcaggagccttgtcaatgaccgtatgtaacaggcgtgtaccttccctagtgcgatcacctctctgactgccttccgagattttaatttttttgtcttttttttcgtaaaattaactattaattaaataataaacacaagtgagtctaaaaattagtttatttgaatataataactaatcagtatctttagattccatcaaagagcagtataattcactacaacttatatatcttttaataaccatacagaaaggggggcgtggcaggtgtaaacgtcacgggctcacgtcatggttgacatacgtcattctacgcctagttgccaggtcttaatttccgttctcgccataaccacagaatttagatgacatttctctatataaagtaagacaatactgcggagtagatgcttgaatccatttttcttaattaggtcggtgtctcaaactctggtggtttcagtttcacattaatcagaagcctagttcattagttatattaaaaaaagaggatgtcatggtccgtgaaatacacagtaactAATAATtcgttaaaataaaaaatttcactaGAGGACGCTACACTGTGTATGGCTTTACCTTTCtgaacaattatataaaaaaaagaaaaaaaaaatgattttatttcgCGCACAAGATTGTCCAATAGGAGATCACCTACATTCATAGAGAATGAAACCCCGAGGTACTGAAAACAAGAATTTATTTTGTattcacaacaacaataacagcttaCAACAGCCCTGTACGTTTCGCATTGAAGTATACTTAATCAAGTTATCCGGAAGACGGCTCAGTAATCATAGATGGGTGATGGCTAATCTAGGTTAAGCCAGATTTGTACCAATATGGTCACTGAGGCCGTCAGTGTGGtaagaaattgaaagggttatAAGGAAGGCCTGATGTGAACCATTGTACCTTAACAATACAACAAAAATGAGGCAATCCCTGCAACATCAGGCAGTTAAGTTTGGACATTAACCATCTagcagttgagtttggaccttaaccATACAACAAAAAGGAGGCAATGAatgcaatatcaggcagttgagtttggacaTTAACCATCAagcagttgagtttggaccttaaccATACAACATAAAGGAGGCAATGcctgcaatatcaggcagttgagtttggacaTTAACCATCAagcagttgagtttggaccttaaccATACAAAAATAAATGAGGCAATCCCTCAAATATCAGACATTTGAGTTTGGACATTAACCATCAagcagttgagtttggaccttaaaCATATAACAAAAAGGAGGCAATGCCTGCAGTATCAGGCAGTTAATTTTGGACCTTAACTATACAACCAAAAAGAGGCCATGCCTGCAATATCGGGCTATTAAGTTTGGACCTTAACCATACAACAAAAAGGAGGCAATGCCTGCAATATTAGGATGTTGAGATTGGACATTTACCATCCAGCAGTTAAGTTTGGACATTTACCAACAGGCTGTTGAATTTGGACCTTgaccacacacaaaaaaaggagGCAATGCCTGCActatcaggcagttgagtttgaATATTAACCATCAGGCAGTTAAATTTGGACCTTAACCATACAACAGAAAAGAACAATACCTGCAACATCAGGCAGTTAAGTTTGGACATTAACAACTATACAACAAAAATGAAGGCAATACCTGCAATATCAGGCAGTGGAGTTTGGACATTAACCAGCAGGCAGTTAAGTTTGGACCTTAACCATACAACAAAAAGGGGGCAATACCTGCAACATCAGAAAGTTAAGTTTGGACCTTTAATATACAACAAAAAGGAGGCAATACCTGCtatatcaggcagttgagtttgaACATTAACCAGCAGGCAGTTAAGTTTGGACTTTAACTATACAACAAAAAGGGGGCAATACCTGCAACATCAGAAAGTTAAGTTTGGACCTTAACTACACAATATAAAAGAATGCAATGCCTGCAATATCAGCGAGTTAAGTTTGGACATTAACCAGCAGGCAGTTAAGTTTGGACCTTAACCATGCACAGAAAGGAGCAATACCTGCAACATCAGGTAGGTAAGTTTGGACATTAACTATACAACAAAAAAGAAGGCAATGCCTGCCATATCAGGCAGTTAAGTTTGGACATTAACCAGCAGGAAGTTAAGTTTGGACCTTAACCATACAACAAAAAGGAGGCAATACCTGtaatatcaggcagttgagtttggacaTTAACCATCAGGCAGTTAAGTTTGGACCTTAACCATACAACAGAAAGGAGAAATACCTGCAACATCAGGCAGTTAAGTTTGGACATTAAATATACAACAAAAAAGCAATACCTGCaaatatcaggcagttgagtttggacaTTAACCATCAGGCAGTTAAGTTTGGACCTTAACCATACAACAGAAAGGAGCAATACCTGCAACATCAGGCAGTTAAGTTTGGACTTTAAACATACAACAAAAAAGCAATACCTGCaaatatcaggcagttgagtttggacaTTAACTAGCAGGCAGTTAATTTTGGACCTTAACCATGCAACAGAAAGGAGCAATACCTGCAACATCAGGTAGTTAAGTTTGGACATTAAACATACAACAAAAAGGAGGCAATGcctgcaatatcaggcagttgagtttggacaTTTACcatcaggcagttgagtttggaccttaaccATACAAAAAAAGGGGACAATACCTGCAACATCACGCAGTTAAGTTTGGACCTTAAACATACAACAAAAAGGAGGCAATGCCTGCAATATCAGTTAGTTGAGTTTGGACATTAACCTTCATGCAGTTGCGTTTGGACGTTAGACATACAACAAAAAGAAGGCAATGCCTGCAATATTAGGCAGTTGAGTTTGGATCTTAAACCATCAAACAGTTGACTTTGGACATTAACCATACAACGAAAAAGAGACAATCCCTGCAATATCGGGCAGTTGAGTTTAGACATTAGCTATACAACAAAAAGGAGTCAATGCCTGCAATATTAGGCAGTTGAGTTTGGCCATTTACCATCAGGCAGTCGAGTTTAGACCTTAATCACACAACAAAAAGGAGGCTATGCCTGCAACATGAGGCAGTTGAGTTTGGATATTAACCATGAGGCAGTTGAGAGTGAACCTTAaccatgaaacagaaaaggggcaaTGCCTGCAATATTAGGCAGTTGAGTTTGGATCTTAAACCATCAAACAGTTGACTTTGGACATTAACCATACAACGAAAAAGAGACAATCCCTGCAATATCGGGCAGTTGAGTTTAGACATTAGCTATACAACAAAAAGGAGTCAATGcctgcaatatcaggcagttgagtttggcCATTTACCATCAGGCAGTCGAGTTTGGACCTTAATCACACAACAAAAAGGAGGCTATGCCTGCAACATGAGGCAGTTGAGTTTGGATATTAACCATGAGGCAGTTGAGAGTGAACCTTAaccatgaaacagaaaaggggcaaTGCCTGCAATATGAGGCAGTTGAGTTTTAACCTTAACCATCTGACAGTTGAGTTTAGTCCTTAACCATATAACAATAAGGAGGCAATGCCTGCAATATCAGACAGTTAAGATTGGACCTTAACCATACAACAAAAAGGA encodes:
- the LOC137638975 gene encoding uncharacterized protein, yielding MFDSFTIGAIRRYVHNRFLSKDTFTITTLTRELKKEGILPEGTSETSLWRVLHKIGFRYKTTQRKMYARKESLDIVCKRIRALRALKQYREEGRQVVYLDETWFTTRMSHNKEWVDTTQPSTTNTHSRQVPPGDGERVVVVAAGTNKGFIEDSFLCYTAKNSSGDYHGEMNAELFQRWLTTKLLPSLEEPSVLVIDNAPYHSRLTEESHCPSTATKKDDLIKWLQQRNITYPPYALRPELLKICKENRPPPRFTVDNTIRLWGHEIVRLPPAHPELNAIEQVWGVMKKYVRSPLHHFTRTDLNARLNEAKLCVTEDVWANAVRRSEYFEREYWSFDNIHDSVDPIIISLASDDEEEDFISDSFEESARDLLSGTLEVLQMKVNTQVPLCLQRLSDSTGGGLGGDLDSKDVLDELTSHHSCCGWSCVDRATDSMTVRCKKYIR